The following coding sequences lie in one Lolium perenne isolate Kyuss_39 chromosome 2, Kyuss_2.0, whole genome shotgun sequence genomic window:
- the LOC127335515 gene encoding disease resistance protein RGA5-like — MERIVSLSKGVMEPLLGKLTNLMGAEYANMSVVRQRVSFLKHELCAMNAVLDKMDLVDDLDPSAKDWMGQVREMAYDIDDCVGDFMAQIGDISAEQGFVLKVTRYLRTLWARREIAVQIKELKARAIEVSERRLRYMVSDDKGSSSSLVSDNIQLAIDPRVMAHYQGAALLVGIDAQRAELTNLLMDSEDKLKVVSIVGLGGVGKTTLAKIVYDDIKGDFDCKVFVSVSQQPDLRSLLSGIHVQLGIEENSHSSEINVLIDCIKKKLTNKRYIILIDDLWDQPAWDIIRCAFPENNKRCRVMITTRLKDVACWACCNCYHNIYSMQPLNYAEARILFFNRVFGSENDHTSHFELEKVTTEILKKCGGLPLAITAVANILATCPARLSDWMNINNSMSLQFATNPSLEGMKQILGMSYKHLPRHLRPCLLFLGLYPEDWVVERDVLIHEWIAEGLVSDIHLGQLCLENVAKKYFNELVNRNLLQPVRTEHGEVLSCKVHDIMLDLILTKCAENDFITVAHNYEDIERLHQYKVRRLSLRLRDGGTTLERIPETISESLAHVRSLAWFKISAYTPNLSLFKYLRVLIIYAGTGDTVDLTAISVLFQLRYLRVSTPEDARVGFPNKIRELVNLETFHIHGDKTSVIPSDIFLLPRLLHLMVPHEARLPKGIGKMKALHTLCGFKFSLKDIESLAELTNLRILKLCYIANFDIGTAGVDALVSSLEKLINLKYLAVDGRTGRNGPLWIKDEDNRLHALSDPPTHIEVLKLEYWMLYRIPNWIGVLMCLRCLTLHVNMMPAEDVYLLGRLPSLVELHLFVVHIPVDKIVEVGAGLFPVLEILQIENEHGNAMTFLRSETGSMPKLQQLFLLLPRGEWRGTTPVGMEHLLSLKGMYAIWNRSSGQCLREARAAFSKAIDLHPGHPSFTILYCPLVSNGYLFATFGSPLV, encoded by the exons ATGGAGCGGATTGTGAGCTTGTCCAAGGGGGTGATGGAACCCCTTCTTGGCAAGCTCACCAATCTGATGGGGGCTGAATATGCAAACATGAGTGTGGTCCGTCAGCGTGTGTctttcctcaagcatgagctctgCGCTATGAATGCCGTTCTTGACAAAATGGACCTTGTGGATGATCTAGATCCGTCGGCGAAGGATTGGATGGGACAAGTACGGGAGATGGCGTACGATATAGATGATTGTGTTGGCGATTTCATGGCCCAAATCGGTGATATCAGTGCGGAGCAAGGCTTTGTTCTGAAGGTCACTAGATATCTTCGGACTTTGTGGGCACGTCGTGAGATTGCTGTACAAATAAAGGAACTCAAGGCTCGTGCTATAGAGGTGAGTGAACGGCGCTTGAGGTACATGGTCTCTGATGACAAAGGATCTAGTTCTAGTCTTGTTTCAGATAATATTCAATTAGCAATTGATCCTCGGGTGATGGCACACTACCAAGGGGCAGCCTTGCTTGTGGGTATAGATGCTCAGAGAGCAGAACTTACGAATTTGTTGATGGATAGTGAGGACAAACTCAAGGTTGTCTCCATTGTTGGACTTGGAGGTGTTGGCAAAACAACACTCGCCAAAATTGTATATGATGACATTAAAGGGGATTTCGATTGCAAGGTGTTTGTTTCAGTTTCCCAGCAACCTGATTTGAGAAGTCTGCTTAGTGGCATCCATGTACAGCTTGGGATAGAGGAGAACTCTCATTCTTCTGAGATAAATGTCCTCATTGACTGCATCAAAAAGAAACTCACAAATAAGAG GTACATCATTCTTATTGATGACCTATGGGATCAACCAGCATGGGATATCATCCGCTGTGCCTTTCCTGAAAATAATAAAAGATGCAGAGTGATGAtaacaacaagattgaaagatgtgGCTTGCTGGGCGTGTTGCAATTGTTATCATAACATCTACAGTATGCAACCTTTGAACTATGCAGAAGCAAGAATATTATTCTTTAATAGAGTATTTGGATCTGAAAACGACCATACATCTCACTTTGAACTTGAAAAGGTTACTACTGAAATATTGAAGAAGTGCGGCGGATTGCCACTTGCAATTACTGCTGTGGCTAATATATTAGCAACTTGTCCAGCAAGATTGAGTGACTGGATGAACATAAACAACTCTATGTCCTTACAGTTTGCCACAAATCCCAGTCTGGAAGGTATGAAGCAGATACTCGGCATGAGCTATAAGCATCTTCCTCGGCATCTTCGTCCATGCCTTCTGTTTCTTGGGCTGTACCCGGAGGATTGGGTGGTTGAAAGAGATGTTCTGATTCATGAATGGATAGCTGAAGGCCTTGTGAGCGATATACATTTGGGACAGCTATGCTTGGAGAATGTCGCGAAGAAATATTTCAACGAGCTTGTCAACAGGAATCTGCTCCAGCCCGTTAGAACTGAACACGGGGAGGTTTTATCTTGCAAAGTTCACGATATAATGCTTGATCTCATACTAACCAAGTGTGCTGAAAACGATTTTATCACCGTAGCACACAACTATGAGGATATAGAACGGCTGCATCAGTATAAGGTTCGCCGTCTGTCTCTGAGGTTGAGGGATGGTGGCACGACACTTGAAAGAATACCAGAGACAATTTCTGAGAGCCTTGCACATGTCCGTTCGCTTGCTTGGTTTAAAATATCTGCATACACACCTAACCTCTCTCTGTTTAAGTATCTGAGAGTGTTGATCATTTATGCTGGTACAGGGGATACAGTTGACCTCACTGCTATCAGTGTATTGTTCCAGCTAAGGTACTTGAGGGTTTCAACACCAGAAGATGCACGTGTAGGGTTCCCCAATAAAATTCGGGAACTCGTGAACTTAGAGACATTTCATATTCACGGTGATAAAACCTCAGTAATCCCATCAGACATATTTCTGCTGCCACGCTTGTTACATCTAATGGTTCCACATGAAGCAAGGCTTCCTAAAGGGATTGGCAAGATGAAAGCACTGCACACTCTGTGTGGGTTTAAGTTTAGCTTGAAAGATATTGAGAGTCTTGCTGAGCTGACCAATTTGAGGATCTTGAAGCTGTGCTACATTGCCAACTTCGATATTGGGACAGCAGGAGTTGATGCTTTGGTCTCCTCTCTTGAGAAGCTCATTAACCTTAAATATCTAGCTGTAGATGGCAGGACTGGTAGGAATGGACCTCTATGGATTAAAGATGAAGACAACCGACTCCATGCATTATCCGATCCTCCTACTCATATTGAGGTTCTCAAACTGGAATACTGGATGTTATACAGAATTCCCAACTGGATTGGCGTTCTCATGTGCCTGCGCTGTCTAACATTGCATGTCAACATGATGCCGGCTGAGGATGTATATCTTCTTGGAAGGCTGCCTTCCCTCGTCGAGCTCCATTTGTTTGTAGTGCATATCCCTGTGGACAAGATTGTTGAAGTTGGCGCAGGATTATTCCCAGTGCTGGAGATCCTTCAAATAGAGAATGAACATGGAAATGCTATGACGTTCTTGCGTTCTGAGACAGGGAGCATGCCAAAGCTTCAACAACTCTTCCTACTTCTGCCGAGGGGAGAGTGGAGGGGTACTACACCAGTGGGGATGGAACACTTGTTAAGCCTGAAGGGAATGTATGCCATTTGGAACCGCTCCAGTGGTCAATGCTTACGTGAAGCCCGGGCTGCCTTCAGTAAGGCGATAGATTTGCACCCTGGGCATCCGTCATTTACTATTCTCTACTGCCCGCTCGTTTCCAATGGTTATCTCTTTGCAACATTCGGTTCGCCTCTTGTGTAG